The Desulfuromonadales bacterium DNA segment GGCACAGCACGCCGCCCGTCTCGCGGCGGTTGCCGGCGTGCGCGGCCGGATCGAGCGGCGCTTCCGCTTCGGCTGGGCAGCCCTGCTCCTCCTGCTGCTGCTCCCCGTGCTGGCCCTCGTCGCCTTTTTCCTGGCCCGGGACGATCTTGCCGACTGGGTCGTCCGGCGCATCCCCTACGAACAGGAGGCGCGGCTCGGCGACCTAGCCCTCGCCCAGACCCGCCTGCAGATGCAGCTCGCGGAGAGCGGCCCGGCCGTCGAGGCCATCCGCGCCATCGGCGAACCGCTGACGGCGGGTTCCCCGCACCACTATCGCTGGTTCGTGGCCGATCGTCCCGAGCTGAATGCCTTTGCCGCGCCCGGCGGCGTGGTGGTGGTGTTTGCGGGGCTGCTCCGCTCGGCCGACAGCGCCGAGGAGATTGCCGGCGTCCTCGCCCACGAGATCGCCCACGCCGAGTTGCGCCACAGCCTGAAGACGATGGTGAAGGGGATGGGATTGCGGGCCCTCGTGGCGGTGGCCCTGGGGGATTTTTCCGGGACGGCGCTGGCGGAAGCGGCGCAAAATCTGACCGAACTCGGCTTTTCCCGCGACGCGGAACGCGAGGCCGACCGTGACGGGCTCCGCCGCCTGGTGGCGGCCCGGATCGACCCCGGCGGCATGGTGCGGTTTTTCGAAAAACTGGCGCAGGAGCAGTCGCTGGCGCCGCCGGCCCTCCTCTCCACCCATCCGGCCACCGAGGAGCGCCTCTCCGAGCTGCGCCGGGAGGTGGCCGCTCTCAGCGGGGACTGGCTTCCCCTCGCCATCGACCTGACCGCAGCCAGGGCGGCGCTGCCGGCGCCATAGATCAGGCGTCTCAGCGATGCTCCCGCCGCCAGATGCGCTCCCCGTTGCGGTAGACTTCGCACACCCGGTGCAGGGGGACGCTGTGCGTCTGGCCGAGGGCATCCGTCACCTGGATGGCGAAGTGATCGTCCGGGGTGAAACAGACCTCGCCGAAGGGGACGACGACGATCCGCTCCTCCAGCCGGTCGTAGTAGCCGATGGCAAAGTCGCCCTGACCATACTCCGGGTCCCAGCGGATGCGGTTGAGCAGTTCGCGGATCGGGATCAAGATGCAACGCCCGCCTCTCGGCAGCGGTGGCACCTGAATTCACCGTCGCGGTAACTCTTCAGCAGCAGATCGGCCCCGATCAGGCCGCTGCCCCGGCAGCTTCCCGAACCGGCATCCCCCTGACAGGCCACGTTGAAGAGGAGCGGCCGGAGGAACTTGTCGAAGGTGACCTGCTGTTTGGCGGTCAACAGGTCGACGTCGCCATCATGATCGAGCAGAAAAGTGCCGACGCCGATGACCGTGCGCGGCAGGTAGCCGGTCCCCTGCACCGCCACCTCGATGTAGTGCGCCCCCTTGTGACACAGGTATGCCAGCAGATCCAGATCCACTTCCATCGTCATCCTCCTCAATGTTCAATATACCCCGGGGCAGCCGGGCGATTGCATCCAGTATGGCCCGCTTTTCCTGCGAATCGCCAGCAAAAAACGGAGAAGCGCGCAGGCCGGGCAAGGAGCTCCGAACTTGTGCTATAATTTTGTCATGAAGACCCTGCCGACCATGCTGTTTCTGCTGCTCCTGAGCCTCGCCCCGGCCTTCGTCGTCGCCCAGGAATACCGTTGCCCGCCCACTCCACCGGATGCCGAGGGGCCGTTCTACCGCTCCGGGGCCCCGGTGCGCAGCCAGATCGGCAAGGGGTATCTGCTGCAGGGCGAAGTCAAGTCGGCGGCGGACTGCAAACCGATCGGCGGGGCGCAGATCGAGATCTGGATGACCGGGCCGGACGGCCGCTACGACGACCGCTGGCGGGCAACAACCTTCTCCCGCGAGGATGGCCGCTATTTCTTCGAAAGCCATTTCCCGCCCCCCTACGGCAGCCGCCCATCGCACATCCACCTGCTGGTTACCGCTCCCGGCTTCGCCGAACTGATCACCCAGCATTACCCTGCCGCCGGGCAGGGGGTGGCCGTTTTCGATCTGGTGCTGATTCCGCAGCGCTGACTTCCCCGCAGAACTCCCGAAGGCACGATTGCAGCGGCGGCAACGTCGCGTTCAACGATTCCTCCATCCGTTGCCGCCCCCCCCCTTTGCTTTTTTCTGGATGAATGGTGTATCCTGTGGCGAGCGGCGGGATCTCTCCTCCGCTCGGATTTGTCCAAGGAGTTCTCCCCCGTGCTAAATTTCGACGAACTGGAAAAAGGCTTCAGCGAGGAGGAAGCGCTCGCCGAAGCCCGGCGCTGCCTCAAGTGCAAGAATCCGCTCTGCGTCAAGGGCTGTCCGATCGAGAACCGCATCCCCGAGATCGTCACGGCCATCGAGGCGAGGGATTACCGGGCGGCGATCGACATCATCAACGAAAACAGCAATCTCGCCATCATCTGTGCCCGGGTCTGCCCGCACAACGACCAGTGCGAGGGGGCCTGCGTGCTCAGCCGCAAAGGCACCGGGATCCGCATCAGCAAGCTGGAGCGCTTCCTCGCCGAGAAGGAGATGGAGCTGGCGCTCAACCGCCTGCGCGGCAAGGTGGCGGTGATCGGCTCCGGGCCGGCCGGCCTGTCGGTGGCGGCGATCCTCGCCAAGCAGAACTACCGCGTCACGGTCTTCGAGGCCCAGCGCAAGGCCGGCGGCGTCCTGCGCTACGGCATCCCCGAGTACCGCCTCCCCAGAGAAGTGGTCGACAAGCAGATCGAGATCGTGCGCAACCTCGGAGTACGGCTGGAGACCGGCGTGGTCATCGGCGAGGACCTGACCCTCGACCAGCTCTTCGCCATGGGCTACCAGGCGATATTCATCGGCACCGGCACCGGCCTCTCCAAGCAGCTCGGCGTCGCGGGAGAGACCCTGACCGGCGCCATGCAGGCCATCTATTTCCTCGAGACCGTCAGCCTGATCCAGGACGGCAGCCTCCCCGGCCGCCCCTGGCCGGTGCAGCCGGGGGATCGGGTGCTGGTGGTGGGCGCCGGCAACGTCGCCGTCGATGCCGCCCGCACTGCCCTGCGCCTGGGGGCGGCGAGCGTCGAGGCGGTCGACATCGGGCCGGAGAAAGAGCGCCGCGCCAGCGACAAGGAGTACGCCGAGGCGCTGCACGAAGGGGTCACTTTCCGTTTCCAGACGAGCGTGGTCAGGATTCTCGGCGACCGCAAGGTCGAGGGGGTGGTGCTGCAGCAATTTACCCGCCAGGTTTCCGGGCGGGAGAGCTTCACCCTGCCGCTGCCGGGAACGGAGCAGGAGGTGGCCTGCAACAAGCTGATCATCGCCATCGGCCAGAAGCCCTTCGCCCGCATCGTCTCCACCACCACCGGCATCAAGACCAACGACTGGGGGTACGTCGTCACCGAGCCCGAGCCGTTTTACGGCATGACCACCCGTGAGGGGGTGTTTGCCGCCGGCGACGTGGTGCACGAGCCGAAGACGGTGATCCTCGCCATGCGCGAGGGGCGGCGGGTGGCCGAGGCGATCGACGCCTGGCTGCAGAGCCGGGTGGCCACGAAAGCCTCGGAGACTGAAGCCGGCTGACCGGCCACCGGCGCCCCGTCAGGAAGGGTTTTCGTTGACAGTCGTGTGGGAATTGGGGTAATCCTTACGGCCTGCCGGCGCCCGGAAGAATATTTCTACGGAGCGCTGGCGGGCATCAAAAAGAAGCGCGGCAAACAGGCTTTACCTGACGACTTACCCGGAAAAGGCGGTCTTCTCGGCCGCCCTTTTCTTTTGCCGAATCGCCCGAATTCGTCTGCTTGATATATAATCGAAAAAGCGTTCAACCCCCAGGAAAATCTTCCCCGACCCGAGGTTTGCGTCCATGGCCCTGCCCTGGAAAACAATCGACAGCGTCCCCACCGACGAGGGAGTACTCGAGCTGCGGCAGCGTGGCGAGCGCGACTTTCTCATCACCGTCGGCGGCTTGGTACTGATGAACAGCATGGCGCATCGCTCCGAAGTCGCCCTCGGCCAGCTCGCCTGCGGCCACCTGAAACAGCACGCCGCCCCCCGGGTGCTCGTCGGCGGCCTCGGCATGGGCTACACCCTCAGGGCGGTCCTCGACGCCCTGCCCGCCACCGGCCGGGTCACCGTCGCCGAGCTCAACCCCGTCGTCCTCAGCTGGTGCCGCGGTCCGCTGGCCCATCTGAC contains these protein-coding regions:
- a CDS encoding NAD(P)-dependent oxidoreductase, whose product is MLNFDELEKGFSEEEALAEARRCLKCKNPLCVKGCPIENRIPEIVTAIEARDYRAAIDIINENSNLAIICARVCPHNDQCEGACVLSRKGTGIRISKLERFLAEKEMELALNRLRGKVAVIGSGPAGLSVAAILAKQNYRVTVFEAQRKAGGVLRYGIPEYRLPREVVDKQIEIVRNLGVRLETGVVIGEDLTLDQLFAMGYQAIFIGTGTGLSKQLGVAGETLTGAMQAIYFLETVSLIQDGSLPGRPWPVQPGDRVLVVGAGNVAVDAARTALRLGAASVEAVDIGPEKERRASDKEYAEALHEGVTFRFQTSVVRILGDRKVEGVVLQQFTRQVSGRESFTLPLPGTEQEVACNKLIIAIGQKPFARIVSTTTGIKTNDWGYVVTEPEPFYGMTTREGVFAAGDVVHEPKTVILAMREGRRVAEAIDAWLQSRVATKASETEAG
- a CDS encoding M48 family metallopeptidase, with translation AQHAARLAAVAGVRGRIERRFRFGWAALLLLLLLPVLALVAFFLARDDLADWVVRRIPYEQEARLGDLALAQTRLQMQLAESGPAVEAIRAIGEPLTAGSPHHYRWFVADRPELNAFAAPGGVVVVFAGLLRSADSAEEIAGVLAHEIAHAELRHSLKTMVKGMGLRALVAVALGDFSGTALAEAAQNLTELGFSRDAEREADRDGLRRLVAARIDPGGMVRFFEKLAQEQSLAPPALLSTHPATEERLSELRREVAALSGDWLPLAIDLTAARAALPAP
- a CDS encoding DUF504 domain-containing protein, which encodes MIPIRELLNRIRWDPEYGQGDFAIGYYDRLEERIVVVPFGEVCFTPDDHFAIQVTDALGQTHSVPLHRVCEVYRNGERIWRREHR